A single region of the Solwaraspora sp. WMMD791 genome encodes:
- a CDS encoding RNA polymerase sigma factor — protein MRDSPAPAGDIVGALYAGCYRRLVVQLYAVTGDLGEAQEVVQEAFVRALMFPQRFATLDNPEAWLRRVAVNLARSRHRRRRILARLLPRLAAPVEAERLVADTSTAHVALMRALRELPDGQRHAIALHYLADLPVAEVAEALGVTEGTVKSRLSRGRVALAALLDAPRPDRSSHA, from the coding sequence ATGCGAGACTCCCCGGCGCCCGCCGGCGACATCGTCGGCGCGCTGTACGCCGGCTGCTACCGACGGCTCGTCGTCCAGTTGTACGCGGTCACCGGTGACCTCGGTGAGGCGCAGGAGGTCGTGCAGGAGGCGTTCGTGCGGGCGCTGATGTTCCCGCAGCGGTTCGCCACGCTCGACAACCCGGAGGCGTGGTTGCGCCGGGTGGCGGTGAACCTCGCCCGCAGCCGGCACCGACGGCGCCGGATCCTGGCCCGGCTGCTGCCCCGGCTCGCGGCACCGGTCGAGGCCGAACGGCTCGTCGCCGACACCTCCACCGCGCACGTCGCCCTGATGCGGGCGCTGCGGGAGCTGCCGGACGGGCAGCGGCACGCGATCGCCCTGCACTATCTGGCCGATCTGCCGGTCGCCGAGGTGGCCGAAGCCCTCGGGGTGACCGAGGGCACCGTGAAGTCCCGGCTGTCGCGGGGCCGGGTCGCCCTGGCGGCGCTGCTCGACGCGCCGCGTCCGGATCGGAGTAGTCATGCCTGA
- a CDS encoding rhodanese-like domain-containing protein, giving the protein MSKVLAVPPAPPAAAAAHFAAQLAYQTDVSDVYADLAATVPGLVVVDARGVEAWRHGRLPGALHLPHQEIAARAADVVPADTVVVTYCWGPGCNGATRAALRFAALGYQVKEMIGGYEYWVREGFEVVTDAGPRRARVDELTAVAASCDC; this is encoded by the coding sequence ATGTCGAAGGTTCTCGCCGTACCGCCGGCGCCGCCGGCCGCCGCAGCCGCCCATTTCGCCGCCCAGCTGGCCTACCAGACCGACGTCAGCGACGTGTACGCCGATCTGGCTGCCACGGTGCCCGGTCTGGTCGTCGTGGACGCCCGGGGAGTCGAGGCGTGGCGGCACGGCCGGTTGCCCGGCGCGCTGCACCTGCCGCACCAGGAGATCGCCGCCCGGGCCGCCGACGTGGTGCCCGCCGACACGGTCGTCGTCACCTACTGCTGGGGACCGGGATGCAACGGCGCGACCCGGGCCGCGTTGCGCTTCGCCGCGCTCGGCTACCAGGTGAAGGAGATGATCGGTGGATACGAGTACTGGGTGCGGGAGGGGTTCGAGGTCGTCACCGACGCGGGGCCGCGTCGTGCGCGGGTCGACGAACTGACGGCCGTCGCCGCCAGCTGCGACTGTTGA
- a CDS encoding sialidase family protein, with the protein MPETPVTGFDADRIGRRVTAPPLGRLRARARRRLATLVGVAIGLLVVAVVAPGLAATVGRDPDADDRPAFPLRLVVFDDRTVVGYETSEQDCRVRFTRSVDGGASWLPLVGPDPGTSCLRDTGGHRVSRVTAFALTPDVYVVGVGATDHVSTDAGRTWSDATGTALTVEAFPPWAVPVNCLTPCPDLRPPVAVDPLHGRLYRLADPPTDTGLVYVTADGAIWTAGYTVGGTGTAVAVSTDQGASWRVSAGPAGSTVSGLAARDAATAFALFDSRVGSRPTLWRSDDGGQRWQEVPTTLPAVTTRVATIGADGRLLVAGTGRDRCPTWVSDDDGATFTAGTAGPYGVLDALPGRLWSSGHHPWSANQVTVDGINWQSVPGPAQ; encoded by the coding sequence ATGCCTGAGACCCCTGTGACCGGCTTCGACGCCGACCGGATCGGTCGGCGGGTCACCGCACCACCGCTGGGGCGGCTGCGGGCGCGGGCCCGCCGTCGGCTGGCGACCCTGGTCGGGGTGGCGATCGGACTGCTCGTCGTCGCGGTCGTCGCCCCCGGGCTGGCCGCCACCGTCGGGCGGGACCCGGACGCGGACGATCGGCCCGCCTTCCCGCTGCGGCTGGTGGTCTTCGACGACCGGACGGTGGTCGGCTACGAGACCAGTGAGCAGGACTGCCGGGTCCGGTTCACCCGCAGTGTGGACGGCGGCGCCAGCTGGCTGCCCCTGGTCGGGCCGGACCCCGGAACGTCGTGTCTGCGTGACACCGGCGGCCACCGGGTGTCGCGGGTCACCGCGTTCGCGCTCACCCCGGACGTGTACGTGGTCGGCGTCGGCGCCACCGACCACGTCTCGACCGACGCGGGCCGTACCTGGTCGGACGCGACGGGCACGGCGCTGACCGTCGAGGCCTTCCCCCCGTGGGCGGTGCCAGTGAACTGTCTGACGCCCTGCCCGGACCTGCGGCCGCCGGTCGCCGTCGACCCGCTGCACGGTCGGCTGTACCGGCTGGCCGACCCCCCGACCGACACGGGGCTGGTCTACGTCACCGCCGACGGCGCGATCTGGACGGCCGGGTACACCGTCGGCGGCACGGGTACCGCGGTGGCGGTCAGCACCGACCAGGGCGCCAGCTGGCGGGTGAGCGCCGGGCCGGCCGGGTCCACGGTCAGCGGGCTGGCCGCCCGGGACGCCGCGACGGCGTTCGCGCTGTTCGACAGCCGCGTCGGCAGCCGGCCGACGCTGTGGCGCAGCGACGACGGCGGCCAGCGGTGGCAGGAGGTGCCGACGACGTTGCCCGCCGTAACGACCAGGGTGGCGACCATCGGCGCCGACGGGCGGCTGCTGGTCGCCGGCACCGGCCGGGACCGGTGTCCAACGTGGGTGAGCGACGACGACGGCGCGACGTTCACCGCCGGCACGGCCGGGCCGTACGGCGTCCTCGACGCGCTGCCGGGACGGTTGTGGAGCTCCGGTCACCATCCGTGGTCGGCCAACCAGGTCACCGTGGACGGCATCAACTGGCAATCCGTACCAGGGCCGGCACAATGA
- a CDS encoding siderophore-interacting protein, protein MSFKDAKKHTTLCVVDVVGTERISPNIIRVTVGGEQLQRLPDHGFDHWFRLFLPQEHGETNFDVPHRADTIGYLKYLRMPAATRPHLRNYTVRAFRPAARELDIDFVVHGDDGVATRWVQRTTPGDTVALLDQGRGYDYPADTTYHLLAGDETALPAIAGILRDLPRDAVGLAVVEIPDPADAQPVDAPDGFEVRWLHREPGTRPGSVALAAVTAWTTDTPATVSAYLAGEQALPTSGRRHLVDIGVPKRRITFTGYWRIGTAH, encoded by the coding sequence ATGAGCTTCAAGGATGCCAAGAAGCACACCACGCTGTGTGTCGTCGACGTCGTCGGCACCGAACGGATCAGCCCGAACATCATCCGGGTCACCGTCGGCGGCGAGCAACTGCAGCGACTACCGGACCACGGCTTCGACCACTGGTTCCGGCTGTTCCTGCCCCAGGAACACGGTGAGACCAACTTCGACGTACCGCACCGGGCCGACACCATCGGCTACCTGAAGTACCTGCGGATGCCGGCCGCGACCCGCCCGCACCTGCGCAACTACACCGTACGGGCGTTCCGCCCCGCCGCCCGGGAACTCGACATCGACTTCGTCGTGCACGGTGACGACGGGGTGGCGACCCGCTGGGTGCAGCGGACCACCCCCGGCGACACCGTCGCCCTGCTCGACCAGGGTCGCGGCTACGACTACCCTGCGGACACCACGTACCACCTGCTGGCCGGCGACGAGACGGCGCTGCCGGCGATCGCCGGCATCCTGCGCGACCTGCCACGCGACGCCGTCGGCCTGGCCGTCGTCGAGATCCCCGACCCGGCCGACGCCCAACCGGTCGACGCCCCTGACGGCTTCGAGGTGCGCTGGCTGCACCGGGAACCCGGCACCCGCCCCGGTTCCGTGGCGCTCGCCGCCGTCACGGCCTGGACCACCGACACCCCGGCCACCGTCTCCGCCTATCTGGCCGGTGAGCAGGCCCTGCCGACCAGCGGCCGCCGCCACCTCGTCGACATCGGAGTGCCGAAGCGGCGGATCACCTTCACCGGCTACTGGCGGATCGGCACCGCCCACTGA
- a CDS encoding amidase translates to MTDVQQPLDRLLDRRAFLARTAALAAATTVGTVAFPGLAGIASAAPSPVSGPAVKFNPELDKGAAYNKPRESVMSDPTEWTLSEAAWMIRHNKIVPVELVQAYLDRIAAYDSTYQAFNLVTAEAALKAARQWANRPYRGPLHGIPLAIKDNYFTEGVLTTASSYLFQDFVPPYDATSVAKLTVQGGIVLGKTQMGPLATSRATLPNGQITTINAWTPTNPSTNPGGSSTGTATAVAGRMATSGIGTQTGGSITAPSNAQNLTGIKPTMGRVSLAGIIPLTYSRDHPGPLARDAKDAAIMLMAMAGPDPADPRSQGLPPVPNLINAATPRYDGGNLRMRWKTRIGVLPGYADGTSETALARQAFLSAMAAIPECELVEVPFPDEWDLLTGSAFNNVRLPERSEPFMPYLRDDLRGFGVSVTSWLQGCLLDANGYVTGQRAKLLLLERILDQIFGTCDVVVQTSPVPFDIVGLPEIALPIGFTGGGVPIGTILGGLPYAEDRLLSVAAAYQAVTDWHWRRPPEPPTSAPAAAARSAAATATRGRLTAEEVAELTQ, encoded by the coding sequence ATGACAGACGTACAGCAACCGCTGGACCGGCTTCTCGACCGCCGGGCGTTCCTGGCCCGCACCGCGGCTCTGGCCGCCGCCACCACCGTCGGCACCGTGGCGTTTCCCGGCCTGGCCGGCATCGCCTCGGCCGCGCCGAGCCCGGTCAGCGGCCCAGCGGTCAAGTTCAACCCTGAGCTGGACAAGGGCGCCGCGTACAACAAACCTCGTGAGTCGGTCATGTCCGATCCGACCGAGTGGACGTTGTCCGAGGCCGCCTGGATGATCCGGCACAACAAGATCGTCCCGGTGGAGCTGGTGCAGGCGTACCTGGACCGGATCGCCGCCTACGACTCCACGTACCAGGCGTTCAACCTGGTCACCGCGGAGGCGGCGCTCAAGGCCGCCCGGCAGTGGGCCAACCGCCCGTACCGGGGTCCGCTGCACGGCATCCCGCTGGCCATCAAGGACAACTACTTCACCGAAGGTGTGCTGACGACCGCGAGCTCCTACCTGTTCCAGGACTTCGTGCCGCCGTACGACGCCACGTCGGTGGCGAAGCTGACCGTGCAGGGCGGCATCGTGCTCGGCAAGACCCAGATGGGGCCGCTGGCCACCAGCCGGGCCACGCTGCCGAACGGTCAGATCACCACGATCAACGCCTGGACGCCGACGAACCCGTCGACCAACCCGGGCGGCTCCTCGACCGGCACCGCGACCGCCGTCGCCGGCCGGATGGCCACCTCCGGCATCGGCACCCAGACCGGCGGTTCGATCACCGCGCCGTCCAACGCGCAGAACCTCACCGGCATCAAGCCCACGATGGGCCGGGTGTCACTGGCCGGGATCATTCCGCTGACCTACAGCCGCGACCATCCCGGACCGCTGGCCCGCGACGCCAAGGACGCCGCCATCATGCTGATGGCGATGGCCGGACCGGACCCGGCCGACCCGCGCAGTCAGGGCCTGCCGCCGGTGCCGAACCTGATCAACGCGGCCACCCCGCGCTACGACGGCGGCAACCTGCGGATGCGGTGGAAGACCCGGATCGGCGTACTGCCCGGCTACGCCGACGGCACCTCCGAGACCGCGCTCGCCCGCCAGGCGTTCCTCTCCGCCATGGCGGCGATCCCCGAGTGCGAGCTGGTCGAGGTGCCGTTCCCCGACGAGTGGGACCTGCTCACCGGCAGCGCGTTCAACAACGTCCGACTGCCCGAGCGCAGCGAGCCGTTCATGCCGTATCTGCGCGACGACCTGCGCGGCTTCGGCGTGTCGGTGACCAGCTGGCTGCAGGGCTGCCTGCTCGACGCCAACGGCTACGTCACCGGACAGCGGGCCAAGTTGCTGCTGCTGGAGCGGATCCTGGATCAGATCTTCGGCACCTGCGACGTGGTGGTGCAGACCAGTCCGGTGCCGTTCGACATCGTCGGGCTGCCGGAGATCGCGCTCCCGATCGGGTTCACCGGCGGCGGGGTGCCGATCGGCACCATCCTCGGTGGACTGCCGTACGCCGAGGACCGGCTGCTGTCGGTGGCCGCCGCGTACCAGGCGGTCACCGACTGGCACTGGCGGCGGCCGCCGGAGCCCCCGACGAGCGCACCCGCCGCGGCCGCCCGGTCGGCGGCGGCCACCGCCACCCGGGGCCGGCTCACCGCCGAGGAGGTCGCCGAGCTCACCCAGTGA
- a CDS encoding S8 family serine peptidase, whose translation MSRRFTAGTVATVTALALLGAVPAGPAVAAPDTSHDTAAYTVVAEAGTSTAAAVAAIEAAGGTVVASTTSVGMYEVVTEEADFAARVAAAPALLGAAEKRAIGYAPRARFDAVEQEHRIVGGRPAGAGGHRGARMDPLDEKLWGLAMMRADKSRKVEPGERGVTVGILDTGIDGQHPDLRPNFSYSLSRNFAPDIPEIDGPCEVESCLDPVDRDDSGHGTHVAGTIGAAANGFGLSGVAPNVSLVALKGGQDSGYFFLDSVVNALVYAGDAGIDVVNMSFYVDPWLYNCLNNPADSAEEQASQRATIEAVNRALRYAHKRGVTLVGSLGNNHEDLGSPRPDSSSPNYGGTPRLRTIDNATCWDLPVEGAHVIGVSAIGPSKAKADYSNYGTEQISVAAPGGWFRDGYGTPTHRTYDNTILSSYPLHVLQEEGAVDADGNIVPGAEAYVAKECTAAGACAYYTYLQGTSMASPHVSGVAALIVSKYGKRDVRRGGLTLDPDKVEAHLYRTAAKTACPEPRLVSYANEGRSPEWDAYCDGGKNFNGFYGHGIVDAFAAVTRPLHHR comes from the coding sequence GTGAGCAGACGCTTCACCGCTGGCACTGTCGCGACCGTGACGGCGCTGGCCCTGCTGGGCGCCGTACCGGCCGGACCGGCCGTGGCCGCGCCGGACACGTCGCACGACACCGCCGCATACACAGTGGTCGCCGAGGCCGGCACCAGCACCGCCGCGGCCGTCGCCGCGATCGAGGCCGCCGGCGGCACCGTCGTGGCCAGCACCACCAGTGTCGGCATGTACGAGGTCGTCACCGAGGAGGCCGACTTCGCCGCCCGGGTCGCAGCCGCCCCGGCGCTGCTCGGTGCCGCCGAGAAACGCGCCATCGGCTATGCCCCCCGGGCCCGCTTCGACGCCGTCGAGCAGGAGCACCGCATCGTCGGCGGCCGGCCGGCCGGCGCCGGCGGCCACCGGGGCGCCCGGATGGACCCGCTCGACGAGAAGCTGTGGGGTCTGGCAATGATGCGGGCCGACAAGTCCCGCAAGGTCGAACCGGGCGAGCGCGGCGTCACCGTCGGCATCCTGGACACCGGCATCGACGGCCAGCACCCGGACCTGCGGCCGAACTTCAGCTACTCGCTGTCACGCAACTTCGCCCCCGACATCCCCGAGATCGACGGCCCGTGCGAGGTCGAGAGCTGCCTCGACCCGGTCGACCGCGACGACAGCGGCCACGGCACCCACGTGGCCGGCACCATCGGCGCGGCCGCCAACGGATTCGGCCTGTCCGGCGTCGCCCCCAACGTCAGCCTGGTGGCGCTCAAGGGCGGCCAGGACTCCGGCTACTTCTTCCTCGACTCGGTCGTCAACGCCCTGGTCTACGCCGGTGACGCCGGCATCGACGTGGTCAACATGTCGTTCTACGTCGACCCGTGGCTGTACAACTGCCTGAACAACCCGGCCGACTCCGCCGAGGAGCAGGCGTCGCAGCGGGCCACCATCGAGGCGGTCAACCGGGCCCTGCGGTACGCCCACAAGCGCGGCGTCACCCTGGTCGGCTCGCTCGGCAACAACCACGAGGACCTCGGCAGCCCCCGCCCGGACTCGTCGAGCCCGAACTACGGCGGCACGCCCCGGCTGCGCACCATCGACAACGCGACCTGCTGGGACCTGCCGGTCGAGGGCGCGCACGTGATCGGGGTGTCGGCGATCGGCCCGTCGAAGGCCAAGGCCGACTACTCCAACTACGGCACCGAGCAGATCTCGGTGGCCGCGCCGGGCGGCTGGTTCCGCGACGGGTACGGCACCCCGACCCATCGGACGTACGACAACACGATCCTGTCGTCGTACCCGTTGCACGTGCTGCAGGAGGAGGGCGCGGTCGACGCCGACGGCAACATCGTGCCCGGCGCCGAGGCGTACGTCGCCAAGGAGTGCACCGCAGCCGGGGCCTGCGCCTACTACACGTACCTGCAGGGCACCTCGATGGCGTCCCCGCACGTCTCCGGGGTGGCCGCGCTGATCGTCAGCAAGTACGGCAAGCGCGACGTGCGGCGCGGCGGGCTGACCCTCGACCCGGACAAGGTGGAGGCGCACCTGTACCGGACGGCGGCCAAGACGGCCTGCCCGGAGCCGCGTCTGGTGTCGTACGCCAACGAGGGCCGCTCCCCCGAGTGGGACGCCTACTGCGACGGCGGGAAGAACTTCAACGGGTTCTACGGTCACGGCATCGTCGACGCCTTCGCGGCGGTGACCAGGCCGCTGCACCACCGCTGA